Proteins from one Stenotrophomonas aracearum genomic window:
- a CDS encoding ArnT family glycosyltransferase, which translates to MSTTLLRHHWRLLTLLALLLALAAGIGLRAPTPPDEPRFVLAARAMVETGQWLLPHRGSELYAEKPPVFMWMQAATYKVIGHWNLAFLLPSLLAALATLWLSWDLAGRLWNRRVAWWAVLALASCLQFGLMAKRAQIDMVLVALTTLSLWALLRYLLERPDKRLLWVAGFAAGLGTVTKGVGFLPLLVLLPWALWRWKGRPHGAAALPRARALLWLIPAFVLGTAVWLGPLGIALLNDPSPELQGYARELLFKQTGTRYANAWHHVQPAWYYLQVIATLWLPGSLLLPALLPGWWRRLRRGDGRWWLLLGWSLLVLLFFSASPGKREVYIFPMLPALCVAAAPLLPGLLRRAGTRWLLLAYVLVLGVAATGIGAELLADGAWAHAQLAKRGMPDVLLPVLGGWLLGFGVLVLLLAAWLRQRRAGPLVVITALLLWNLHGWGLMPALGPYSSASALMQQVGERIGPSAKLGALAWREQNLLQADRPVTDFGFKRPWDDQWHDAGPWLAQAPHNRWLLVLEQAISPCVKRDQAVMIGSSNRNQWWLVPGTAWDPACHAALPRDAGAGVDDGD; encoded by the coding sequence TTGTCGACGACTCTGCTGCGCCATCACTGGCGCCTGTTGACCCTGCTGGCCCTGCTGCTGGCATTGGCGGCCGGCATCGGCCTGCGTGCGCCTACCCCGCCGGACGAGCCGCGCTTCGTGCTGGCCGCGCGCGCCATGGTCGAGACCGGGCAGTGGCTGTTGCCGCACCGGGGCAGCGAGCTTTACGCAGAGAAGCCGCCGGTGTTCATGTGGATGCAGGCGGCCACCTACAAGGTGATCGGCCATTGGAACCTGGCCTTCCTGCTGCCCTCGCTGCTGGCCGCGCTGGCCACGCTGTGGCTGAGCTGGGACCTGGCAGGGCGCCTTTGGAACCGACGCGTGGCATGGTGGGCGGTGCTGGCGCTGGCCAGCTGCCTGCAGTTCGGCCTGATGGCCAAGCGCGCGCAGATCGACATGGTGCTGGTGGCGCTGACCACGCTGTCGCTGTGGGCGTTGCTGCGCTACCTGCTGGAACGTCCGGACAAACGCCTGCTGTGGGTGGCCGGCTTCGCCGCCGGGCTCGGCACGGTCACCAAGGGCGTCGGCTTCCTGCCCCTGCTGGTGCTGCTGCCGTGGGCGCTGTGGCGCTGGAAAGGACGACCGCACGGCGCCGCCGCCCTGCCCCGCGCCCGCGCGCTGCTATGGCTGATTCCCGCCTTCGTGCTCGGCACGGCGGTGTGGCTGGGACCGCTCGGCATCGCACTGCTGAATGATCCGTCGCCGGAGCTGCAGGGCTATGCGCGCGAGCTGCTGTTCAAGCAGACCGGCACCCGTTACGCCAACGCCTGGCACCACGTGCAGCCGGCCTGGTATTACCTGCAGGTGATCGCCACCCTGTGGCTGCCGGGCAGCCTGCTGCTGCCCGCGCTGCTGCCGGGCTGGTGGCGCCGGCTGCGCCGCGGCGATGGCCGCTGGTGGCTGCTGCTGGGCTGGTCGCTGCTGGTGCTGCTGTTCTTCAGCGCCAGCCCGGGCAAGCGCGAGGTCTATATCTTCCCGATGCTGCCGGCGCTGTGCGTGGCCGCTGCGCCCCTGCTGCCCGGCCTTCTTCGCCGCGCCGGCACGCGCTGGCTGCTGCTGGCCTATGTGCTGGTGCTGGGCGTGGCCGCCACGGGCATCGGCGCGGAGTTGCTCGCCGATGGCGCGTGGGCGCATGCGCAGCTGGCCAAGCGCGGCATGCCGGACGTACTGCTGCCGGTACTGGGCGGCTGGCTGCTGGGCTTTGGCGTGCTGGTGCTGCTGCTGGCGGCGTGGCTGCGCCAGCGCCGCGCCGGCCCGCTGGTGGTGATCACCGCGCTGCTGCTGTGGAACCTGCATGGCTGGGGACTGATGCCCGCACTGGGGCCGTACAGCTCCGCCTCGGCGCTGATGCAGCAGGTCGGCGAGCGCATCGGCCCGAGCGCCAAGTTGGGCGCACTCGCCTGGCGCGAACAGAACCTGCTGCAGGCCGACCGCCCGGTGACCGATTTCGGCTTCAAGCGCCCCTGGGACGACCAGTGGCATGACGCGGGCCCGTGGCTGGCGCAGGCCCCGCACAACCGGTGGCTGCTGGTGCTGGAACAGGCGATCAGCCCGTGCGTGAAGCGCGACCAGGCGGTGATGATCGGCAGTTCCAACCGCAATCAGTGGTGGCTCGTGCCCGGCACAGCGTGGGATCCGGCCTGCCATGCCGCGTTGCCACGCGATGCAGGGGCTGGCGTCGACGACGGCGACTGA
- a CDS encoding phosphatase PAP2 family protein has protein sequence MLPVPASSVSFASSTPASTSVFLRRHLAWPLLAVLAASGLLMGAGGDQWLADQVYRLEGHHWLLQNAWLTSQLIHKGGKWLSATATLVAILLCFHAWRSERAAAWRWPLLYLVLAVALGTGAVSLLKSVTHMDCPWDLSRYGGLREFVGLFETRPQGMPRGACFPGGHSSAGYAWVSLYFLALLVHPSWRWQGLAVGLVAGGIFGVSQQLRGAHFLSHDLWTLATCWTVSLLLYLLVRRRCQPR, from the coding sequence ATGCTTCCTGTTCCCGCTTCGTCCGTTTCCTTCGCGTCGAGCACGCCCGCGTCGACGTCCGTGTTCCTGCGTCGCCACCTCGCGTGGCCGCTGCTGGCCGTACTGGCCGCCAGCGGCCTGCTGATGGGCGCCGGTGGCGACCAGTGGCTGGCCGACCAGGTGTATCGCCTCGAAGGCCACCATTGGCTGCTGCAGAACGCCTGGCTCACCAGCCAGCTGATCCACAAGGGTGGCAAGTGGCTCAGCGCTACCGCCACGCTGGTCGCGATCCTGCTGTGCTTCCATGCCTGGCGCAGCGAACGGGCGGCGGCGTGGCGCTGGCCGCTGCTGTACCTGGTGCTGGCGGTGGCGCTGGGCACCGGCGCGGTGTCCCTGCTGAAGTCGGTCACGCACATGGACTGTCCATGGGATCTGTCGCGGTACGGCGGCCTGCGCGAATTCGTGGGCCTGTTCGAAACGCGGCCACAGGGCATGCCACGCGGTGCATGTTTCCCGGGCGGCCATTCCAGTGCCGGCTATGCGTGGGTCAGCCTGTACTTCCTGGCCTTGCTGGTGCACCCGTCCTGGCGCTGGCAGGGACTGGCGGTGGGCCTGGTGGCCGGCGGCATCTTCGGGGTGTCCCAGCAACTGCGCGGCGCCCATTTCCTCTCGCATGACCTGTGGACGCTGGCGACCTGCTGGACGGTGTCGCTGTTGCTGTACCTGCTGGTCCGCCGGCGCTGCCAGCCACGGTAG